The genomic segment AGAAGACCTTCAAGGTGATTCTAGAAATTACCACGAAAGGGAATCGCAGGGACATGCATACAATTCTGCCCCTACTTACAAAATAGTCCAAAACTGAAATTCAAATCTTTAAACTGAGAAACCTAACTTTATAACTTATTCTTAGGCTAGAAAACCTCTTTGTTGATGAAGAATTGCATAACTTAGTTTTGATTTTCCGTACTAGATAGATCTTCTTTAACCATAACTTAAGTGTATCATCATCAAGTGGTCTGCAATCTAGCAAAATCATGTAAAACCTGAAGCTAGCATTAAGATATCATTTTCCACATCAAAAAATGCTATGACACCATGCAGTTTAATAAAgctttaaagaataaaataaaaaagcataagaAACTAACCTGGGAAGTTTTAGCAAGTTCAagactgaaattgaaagaaggGCTCAAGGGGCTCCCGGATCCTACTCCATATCCAACAGCGGCACTCCAATTCATTAAATTCTTGTATTTAGCGCCATCTTTGCTTCCATCTAATAGAGCAACATCAACAAACACCACTTTTTAAGAGTTGTCTCCTTGTATATcgaaagaattttttaaaaataaaacaatgaaatatcatttttaacaaACTAATATATGGACtagcaaattgaaaaatactaatAACTGGAAACCAATCTTCTATAATGTTTTACAAAATTGGAAATGATCTCTCCAGTTTTCCATGTCAAAAGGCCCATTAAACATGCTTAAGGCATGTTCGGTACAAGATTGGATTAGACATGACAAGACAATTTCACTTGTAATGGTCTTTGTTATGCAAGTGGGACAAGACGAAAGCAGTTTCTCTCCCATCTCAGCCAAATTTTGGTCCCTGCATTTTTTCATGGGACAAACTTGTCCCATCCAGTCCAGTGCAGTCCTATCTAGTCCCATCTGCTCACCAAATGTACCCTAAGTCAGCATTCTTAGCAGTATAGCTAGTATTTTAGAAATTTTGCAAAAAGATGAATTAGATCCCTCGAAAGATGCATGTTATTCCCCTTAAAAGACAGTTGCTGCAATCCACATGATCatcaatttcattcatttaaTTGGCAAAGAAAAATATCCGACCCGCCTAATCCTTGCAACCCTTCCcctttgctctttctcttctATCTCAGAATGCATGCATTTACTACACTACTCTATACAAACTCTTAATGTGCAAACAATTTAACAGAAACATGCAAACACGTTCACACACTCACACTCCAAAGATTATGAAAACCTTAATCAAAATAAGTATAGGATGCAGTCAGAAGAACTGACATCAGCTCCTTAAAGCAACTAAACTCAAGAAGtatatcaagaaaaacaagaataaataagaaaaaaaaaaagagacaatagCAAGAGAAGACAGCCAACTTACATCTAGGCAAAGGAAGCAATATTCAGATTCATGAGGCTACTTTAAGaaacttgtaaaataaatttaacatgggAAAAACTTACATTGCGGCTCATATTGCACACCAACAGTTAGCCTTCCCATTTTGCTCACTAGCCATGCATGCTTTGGTGACTCATATTTAGCTGGAAATCACAACAATAATATCCAAAATACATGTGAATAACTAGTATCTCCAAAAGCTGGAATCACTCATATTTGGTGACTCATAATTTCTAGGATACAAAGCGTCGAAAACACATGCAAAGAAGGATAGTTTGTCCAAGTAATATGGCCAGAAGATGATGATCCCAGTAAGTGGAGTCAGAATTTTCCTTTTTCAGTTTAGTCActcgattaattaattatacattaCTAACAAACTTAGAAAAgtggaaagaagaagaatatacGAGCTAAAGACTATGAATTATGGTAACAAAAAGTCATTAGTTCCCTATGTCACCCCACCCTCTTTTCtgtattcttttattttgttttgtagttTATATCATTAAAGACCCATCTCTATAGAGGATAGAGATTATTCTAAATGTAAAGTAAACGACAGAAGGGGTGAGAAATAATGGaaagaattattaaataaaatgactaaACAGATGAAaccttgatttatttattggaGCAGTTGTTATTTCTCAGACACAAAACATTCAAGGCATATGagcaaaaattttaatcttaaatgTTCAAATGAatatatgtaaatatatttGTGTGTTCATGTATGTGaaggtttcttttttataatgaatgaaAAGTTTCTTGTTAATAGAGCACAAAAAGAAATACATGGGTGAGGAACAGCAGCCCTCCTTTATTGCAATATGCATGATCAATTAGGAAATACAACAACAAATCATTTTTATGATCAAGGTATAAATTTTATTCCAGCTTCTTATCTTATGATTGAACATTGGTGTGTTAATGGGGTCTCAAATGACTAAAAGTCCAAAATATTTGTTTCACTATTAGCTACGActatcaattttcaaagttgaatGGAGTCAGTTGACCCCACTCACATACACTCAAAATACAGCTGGCTCTGTCCCTAGGCCCCGTCATTTTTGCTTAAGAGAAAGGGAGATGTAAtggaaataatatcattttagccAGGTTCTAGAACTGCAGTAAATTCTGCAGAACTGGTGTAAATATGAAACATAATCTTTGCAAGCGATGAAGAGTAGAAATTATACAATACATCTGGCATTCAAATTTTGCATTCCTAAATAGATATCAGTATAGCATTTATTCCCTGCCCCACCCTACCCTCCACTACCTTTTCCCCTGCATCCCATCTACATGGTATTTCAAGGAATAAAGTTAGCATGTTGATTCGACTTaagaaaatcattgaaaatGTTAACACAGTATCATTAGGAAATCTTCCAGACagaaagaataaataaagatgaGAGCAGAAAAATGGAAAGCAGCAATTAAGGGAACCCATGACCACACTCGTCCATGCATCCATCCACTCACATGCGTATATGGCCAttaaaatgaattatatatCTAAAATGACattatataaatttagattaCATACAGGCCAAGGGCATAAGTGCAGCTCCAACTGATAAGTTTTCTGAGCCGTATCTGAGTCCTACAAAACCATAATCTTCTGTAGATATTCTGCAACAGTAGTGAGCTTTGTGAaaggataaatttgaaaaaataaaagtcaccAAGATACCCGAGGACTCATTTAACATCATTCTAACAGTACGGAGGGGCATACCTTTTTCGCATAAGTAATGGAAAAATGCCGAATGCTCCAAATCCATATTTAGGGTAGTAAGCAGAAGAGCGCATTTGCAAAATGCTGAGGTGTATATTTAAAGTTTAGATGGTCTCGGCAAAGAAGAgcacaaatactaaaaaaaaaaggaatataaCAAGGCAAGGTAATAATTTGCTCACGGGTCAGAACTTGAAACAAAAAGGTCCATGAATGAATGCGGGTCATCCAAATCACTGCTCATATAAAGACTCATAGTTAAATAGTTGTAATATAGCATTTAGACAgaggagagagggaaaaaaaaacctttgccAGCGAAACAAAGCATTTCCCACAATGTTCTCCTCCGGTTTATGGTTTAGCGGACCTGAAAGCTAATCATTTTATGTTAAGGGGTGGAAAAAACAAAGGTTAAGGGCCTATTTGGAAGTGCAGATGAAGTTGTTTttcgtttaaaaatacaaaatttcatttttgacatcagtccatcaaaatgatccaaaagacaaaaacttcaaaatttgTAATGCAAAAGCAGCCCCAAATAGGGCCTAAATCATATATTGCATGTCTAATAGTGAAGTAACATAATTTTGAAAGTAAAAAGTTGTAAAATaaggaagatgaacagtgtggAATGGATACAGTTGCAATGAAATCGACGTGAGGATCATCAATTGGCTTCAGCATAATTCTTGTGGTAAAATGTGAAGCTTCCTCAAAGTAATCCTCAAAAAGGCACTTCAAAGCCAACTTCCCAAATAATATGTTATAAGATGACTCCAGCATcctacaattatatatatatataattcaacatAAATGTAATACCATTCCATACCTAAAATAGCAGCAAACTTGAAATGAGAACTGTACTCTGCTCTctctcaaatcattttttaataatttctcgcaatctaaataaatataaataaaaacctgGTGCGGGCAGCTAGAGGAGGGAAATCGAAGAGAGGAGGGACCAGCACCATAGGTGGTGGTGGCTCCTTGTTCATCAAGTTCCCCATTctcggttttgttttttttcaatgttgagCAGATTTCTTCTgcttagaaataaataaaactggGAATCAATCAAATgtaataaaacataataataaaataactaagtGAAAAAGAGATGGATAGGATATGATTACTCACTACTGCAACAGAAACCTCTAAATCCTCGCGCCTTCAacgcatctctctctctctgaggtTGATGACGAATTCAACTCTCCACTCTCCCCTCCCCCCTCCCCACTTATTTGCTAATCCCCACTCACGTGGCACTGCATACTGTTGCCATCATCTTAATTTTGTTACATAATTACAAATCTGTCCCtgccctctctttttttaatttattttaggatATAGTATCAtggttttctttattattattaatgtgcgTGTTCagaccagcttgcgcgcacctcgattaatcccacggaacctgaagttaacgaccatgtaaactttTAGTGACTCTGAGGTTTGTGAGACTTGAACTGGTGACCTACTATATCATGGAACTTTACTGCATTGCAAGGttgtaagaaataattttttgatatgatataaataatataatataaacttgaattgaaaaattataaaatcataagttaattttttacttaattatatattgataatttcagttaagaaattaaattacattaaaatctgATAAAGTGAGTGaacaatattataatcaatgagTGATATAAATAAAACGAGAGATAAATAgtatgaatcaataaattaatgatatgGAGAAATAAAAAGTCTTAGAATAAAACTTCTCAATACAGGAAAATCATTGAATGGTAGTAAGTACTCATGAACCTGGTGACAACTTGGTTGTTTCCATCATAATAAAGTCCAAATGGACCTCTTCTAGTTTGCAAGCTAATGAGTCCAagttattaattaactaagataaatttaataataaaataaacccctAAATAATGTCTAATATGCtagaaaaacttaaattaaaaataattattcaaaattaaataaataaataaaataataataataaattttaatgttaaaattttttcatgtaGTCCGAATCTCCAATTTTCGTATATTCTTGGCAAATTTGAGTTCTGATTTCAAACACGTCGTTTTCTCTCGTCTGGATGAATTATTGGGCCTATAATATATGGTTGGAAAGCTTTAAATGTCTAGTTTTCAGCCCAACTTTAATCGCAGCAAACTTCCATTGATAGCTCCAAATATGTCCGAAACAGTACACGAAGGTCTAGTTTGATATATTTAACAAGATTCGTCTACTAACTTTAACCCTCTGAACTATTATGTTCTCAAACTCCATGTAACCTGaaaatttaccacaatatattctcatgtgtttaatatttttctgtAAAATTTTAGCTCTATCCAATGTTCAATTTGAAAGATATGTCTAATCTCGCAAAACTGGTTATGAAACATTTTAAGGCCAAATTTGAACCTGACTTGGTTCATTTTACAAATTTagtaaactcgtaaaatcggaCCAAGTTTATCAAGTTTACTGATTTTACTAATTTTGCACGAGTTAAGTCCGATTTTACTGGTTTCGAGTTTTTAGTCTGATTTTACACGTTAAATACATGTTGACTCGTAAATTGtatgattttacaagttaactcGTGATTTTAACAACAATACTACATTgcgttagataaaaaaattttcaatatgaaaaaaaatattatggatgttgctaatgtatttttcaagttaaaatgtGTAAGGTTGATTTATGTGATCCAATTTATTTGATGGATCCAAAAACAATCCGAAAAATCAGTAAAAACATTgtttaactaaaacaaattcCAATGTGACATACTTTTATGATATTAAGTGACAAAATATTAGATCGACTTGATTCGATCCAGGTTAACATACTAAATCTACAACCCAGActataagatcatgataaccccatAGCAAGTAAATCAAGacaaattatgaagtcaaattctcaatcaatcaaaagttaaaagataaaattgaaaaaacaattaaaataaaagacctAAAAAAAGAATGTAGCTAAACTGTCAAACTTGCAACCTCGTTaataagaccgagataacctcatagaaaacaaattaaaataaaattatgaaactcaattttcagttggtctaatgttgaaggataaaattttaaaaaaataattaaaaaaacataaaaaaataatctgagtCAATCTGTCaaactcatgactcgggtcatgagactaggataaccttataaagagacaataaaaaaaaaaacaactcaatttaACCTACCAAACTTGCAACCTATATTGGTCATGAGAACAAGATAATCATATATACAGCCAAAcacaacaaattatgaaactcaattcctaatttatcaaatattgaatgatgaaattaaaaaatgaaataaaaaatgacttgagTTAACTAGATAAACACTACTCTCAGGTCATGAGGTCgggataacctaataaaaagcaaacaaaaacaaatcatgaagtctaattcctagtcaacccaatattaaataatgaaattgatgaaaaaaatcaattaaaaaaaaagaaaaaaaaatatgtcaaccaagttaacttgtcaaactcacaacttaggtcatgagattatgaaaacttaataaaaagtaaatccaatgttgaaggacccGGGTCATGACAGtgagataatttcataaaaaaataaaaacaaatgacttAATCTAACTTaggttaatccgtcaaaccCGCAATCCTTGTTATAAGACCAAGATAGCCCCATAGAATTCaactcaaaacaaattatgaagttcaattcttaaTCGAGATAATTTTGAATggttaaattagaaaaaaaatcaattaaaaaaatgatatgaaaaacaaCCTGAGTCAACTTAGATTAACCCGCTAAGCACTATCCCTAAgtcatgaaattgagataacATAATATAAAGTAAATCAACAAATGACAAAATCTAATtcacaatcaacccaatattaaaagataaaaattcgaGAGAAAAGTCAAATTTGCGACCCATATCATAAGATTGggacaacccaataaaaagtaaatctaatgttaaaagaCACGTAACTTGGATAATAAGACctaaataatctcataaaaaaatataaaaaatgacctaatttaacctaagttaacatgtcaaacccgTGATTCTAGtcatgagactaaaataaccttataaaaagcaaattaaaacaaattataaaactcaattcttagctgacccaatgttgaatgataaaatcagaaaaaaaaaaccaattaacaaaaagaaaacaaaaaataatctgagttaactcgagttaaccaaTTAAACATTATCATCGGGTCATGAGGCtaagataacttaatagaaaatgaataaaaataaatcatgaagctcaatttctaatcaattcaatattaaaagatgaaatttgaagggagccaattaagaaaaaggaaaaaaccttAGTCAACTGATTTAACTCGCAACTTGTGTTGTGAGAATGAAATAgcctaatataaaacaaatttaatatttaatgatgaaattaaaaaaaaaattataaaaagtcaAGGCAGaaaagctaagaaaaaaaaaataaaacaaaataccatTCCATTGAATAATGCTTCGTAAATaggaatcaattaaaaaaagagaaaaactcaGGTTAAGTCCTCAATTTGCAACCTGTATCATTAGAGTGTaacaacttaataaaaaaatataatattaaataataaaattaaaaaaataataattaaaaaaaatcaaatgagaaaaaaaataagataaaaaaaacaagcaaagcaCTATTTAAATGAATAGTGTTTTATGAGATGGAGTACAATAAAATCccttccttttagttttttttctaatttctaaatttatttgaaacccattttgtttttctaaaaacttattttattttttttcacacctATCAAATCAAAATTGTTGATTTGAATTCAAGAGGGAGtgaattgaatttataaaaaggGTGGGTTTATTAATATAGAAGTTGATTCCAAGAAAGTGTGTTTGACATTGTAGTagctttttattgattttattttttattaatcaaggtTTTAACAAAGAGTTTTTAATGGGATTTATGTAAAATTGTAGTGTGTGTAGATtaactaaaattttcaaatatatggTTAGAGCAAAATATAAACTACACTACATCgcattacaaaaacaaatggagCTTAGCCCactaagagcgtgtttgacagtgtggttgcgggtgcttttcaaataacttttcgtgccaaaatgcatgccaacgatgtttttttattttttaaaaatcatttttgacatcagcacatcaaaacgatccaaaacgtacaaaccatattaaattttagcaaaaaaaaaaaacaaaaaattttcaaattttttgggaacgcggccgcagccgcgttcccaaacggtgcctaaaAACTCTTAATATTGcgaccttttttaaaaaaaaaaagaaaaaagacaatgtAATTCTCTTTAAGGGTGattgtttttggttcttttagattaaaataaacaaccaaatcaaaatattgttttagaaaaatttaGAATCAAACTAGAAACTGTTTTAAACCGATCAATTTCAatctgatttgatttgatttttatgtaataaacaagcaaaatcaattattttttttaggctttatttttcttttatttaggattttttttttaataatcacgGAACCTTCTTTACAACAAAtttcattatgtttttataaaatcccATATGAATTATGCCTCATTAATCAATATTTTGACAATAGGACATTTTCTTAGTTATGTATCAAAATTCAACCAATAAAAGAAACTctaaatcattttattcataCAGTAACAAAAGGTAACCATGACATAataagtcatgtaaaaattcaaaatttatagtTAGAAAAATCGAATGAGAATATAGTATCAAataaatctttataattttcaaaatattatgagaAGTAGTATCAAAATAATCATCTTAGGTAAAATTCACAATCGatgtatcaaataaaaaagtaaaaaaattccatttaaagtgaaattttaaaatgtctCAATAAGAAATTCTAGTGCATTTATGTAAGGTTATGATTCCTCTTATTAGTGATATAACTTACACCAATATTTCTTACTCGCACATCTTGTATgcaacaatcaacatttcatttatgaATCAGGGtattaaactaaataataaaaatgatggaTGAAAATAATAGATTTTAATGTAGAATGGCATCAACAACCTAAATAAGCCAAACattgtcatttatttattaaatcaagATAGGTGAAATCATATGGAAAATGTCACAATAGGATGTTATATTAGGAAGAAGATGAGCCAATAACTATTAAGAAGAATGAA from the Populus nigra chromosome 1, ddPopNigr1.1, whole genome shotgun sequence genome contains:
- the LOC133693834 gene encoding uncharacterized protein LOC133693834 isoform X1; the encoded protein is MGNLMNKEPPPPMVLVPPLFDFPPLAARTRMLESSYNILFGKLALKCLFEDYFEEASHFTTRIMLKPIDDPHVDFIATLSGPLNHKPEENIVGNALFRWQSDLDDPHSFMDLFVSSSDPILQMRSSAYYPKYGFGAFGIFPLLMRKRISTEDYGFVGLRYGSENLSVGAALMPLASKYESPKHAWLVSKMGRLTVGVQYEPQYVALLDGSKDGAKYKNLMNWSAAVGYGVGSGSPLSPSFNFSLELAKTSQFIASFYQHVVVQRRVKNPLEENEIVGITNYIDFGFELQTRVDDPKTSNNIPDSTFQAAASWQANKNFLLKGKVGPLSSTLAFAFKSWWKPSFTFNISATRDRIIGKTSYGFGIRIENLREASYQRADPNFVMLTPSKEHLAEGISWKIGKRPMLQSDVNAGNFDGLPRELRPLGKIL
- the LOC133693834 gene encoding uncharacterized protein LOC133693834 isoform X2 — its product is MGNLMNKEPPPPMVLVPPLFDFPPLAARTRMLESSYNILFGKLALKCLFEDYFEEASHFTTRIMLKPIDDPHVDFIATLSGPLNHKPEENIVGNALFRWQSDLDDPHSFMDLFVSSSDPILQMRSSAYYPKYGFGAFGIFPLLMRKRISTEDYGFVGLRYGSENLSVGAALMPLASKYESPKHAWLVSKMGRLTVGVQYEPQYGSKDGAKYKNLMNWSAAVGYGVGSGSPLSPSFNFSLELAKTSQFIASFYQHVVVQRRVKNPLEENEIVGITNYIDFGFELQTRVDDPKTSNNIPDSTFQAAASWQANKNFLLKGKVGPLSSTLAFAFKSWWKPSFTFNISATRDRIIGKTSYGFGIRIENLREASYQRADPNFVMLTPSKEHLAEGISWKIGKRPMLQSDVNAGNFDGLPRELRPLGKIL